Sequence from the Amphiprion ocellaris isolate individual 3 ecotype Okinawa chromosome 1, ASM2253959v1, whole genome shotgun sequence genome:
ATTTCATATTGCTAGGGTTGAATCATGGACAAATCGTGGCCTGGTATGTGAAGAGGTTGTTGACCTCTCTGTAAAAGTTGAATTGATTGCTGTTGAACTCTGACCTTCTGCAAAGCTCCACCTCCTTTCACTATCACATGTTAGCTTTTGTCTGAGTCCCATCTATATTGCTGTTCAGatcataaagacataaacaCTGAACCTGGTGTtacaaatatgtcatttttataaATCACAATGTATCACTCAAATATCCAGCCATTGCTTTTGAGTGGTCAGATTTAGCTCCCTGAGGAAAATAGTATATAATCTATGGCATCAAATTGTTTTAATACTGCTCCATTAACAGTTAGTAAAAATACTGGTGCACAGTAATGACCAAAAAGCTGTGTTTTTATCCAAATGGCCCAAAACCTTATCCATCGTCTACTATGTTGGTGAGATCTGAGCAGCTCCACATCTACATGAAATGACTTTGTATTTAAACAGTGGCCTTGGTAATAAGCTGTATGTTCACTATATTCATGGCAAATCACTGTGGCCTTATCATGTAGCATCACAACATCGTAACTGATGAATACACAGTGTGTCTTGCATGGACAACACCAGAATACTGACATGTGGAAAGGACATCTTGGAAACAAGGTGTACATACAGTTTATATTACACatagactttaaaaaaaaggagtgATGAAGAAAAATGGGACAAGTGATCTAAATCACTGAAGCCATTAAAGAAGCACTATGTACAGCGTGTGGAGAGTTGGAGTGGGCGTTGTGGAACAGAACTATTATCTCTTAACAAAATCAAAAGAGAGACATCACTGAACAACACTGACAACAAGGGTTGGAAGGAACGGAGTTGTAGTGATGGGCAGAAATGGTAGGGAGGGCAGAGGAGGGATGGAtgatatgtgcatgtgtgcaaacCTCTACCAGtatcacaataaaagcatgaTTTTGCAGCGCCTGCTGTCGAGCGAAGGATGTGGGCGCTGGGCGTTGGTACTGGGGGCTGGGTTTAGTTGGTGTTGTTATTATTAGGGTGACTGGGGTTAAATGGGGATGAAAGCACTTTTCGCTGCAGTTTAGCCACTGCCCAACATCTTTGTAGCACGCTGGTTGGCCTCATCAATCCTGGTCTTGTTGGAATCAGCCTGAAAGAGGAGAGCAGCAGCTGTTACAGAGCTCAGCTATGAGTTAGGAGAATGTGATAAAAACCAGCGCTGAAGACAAACATACTCAACTAATGGACAAAGTAtacaattaaaatgtttaacaccCAGATTTTCACCACTGGCACGCAAATCAGATATTCTTCCATTAGTGTGTCAAACCCATGTTAAATCTGCTCAGAATCAGAACAGCTTTATCCGCTAATGGTGAGCCTGTAATCCATGCTACATATCAGCTAAATACCATATTTCGTATATtagctactttttttttctagttctgtttgttctgcttttCATTTACCTAATTACCTATACTTCTGTGTTCAcctgcattttcagattttcGCCAAATGTGTAAATCAAGTCACATTCTGGTAGCATTCTCCTAGCATAACACAAACATGCCTATAGGTAGATATTTCATGCAATTTTCTTGAAAGTCTGCTGACATCTGTAGCCTTATATTGGTTGGCATGATCTTGTTTCATAAATACAAAGAAGTATACTTGTGTTTTCTCCTTGATCCTCACACTGTACTGGACTGTACAAGTGGACTTTACTTCCATATCGCCAATAATCTGGAGCATCACAACTGTTTATGTCactttgaattaaattttcTGTTGCTACTCTAGTCATGAAAGCAAAGAGAAGAAACTGTTTGTTAGTAACAAATGAAACTGACTTGCCTCCATCAAATCACTATATAAAGTTCATTATAAAGCAATGGCAACTATGTCGTGCACCCTggctcaaaaaaacaaaactacagtaTTCTCCATTGTAATAGTCTAAATATCGTATAGCACCTTCTCCATGATCCTGTCGATCTGGCGGTTCTGCGTGTCAATCTCCTGGCCCATGTCCAGGGCCATATGACGCAGATTGCCAATGATCCCGCCCACCTGCTCCAGGTTCTCGTCCATCTCATTCTCCCGGGCGTCGTCTGTTACCCTGAAATACACAAGACAAAGAAGTGTGACTGCTTATTGGTCAAAAACTACCTTGGAGATATTGTGGTGGACttatttcttaattttaaaGAGTCAAAAGTCAAAAAGATTACAAACTAGTggcatatttcattttcataagGCATCTGGGTTCAAACTGTTGCTCCAGTGATGgttattttttgccttttatgaAATGACTGCAATTCTTCATAAACTTTGACTGCTTCTTGCTGTAGACTGCTCTGTCTGTGCAGTCTCTGCTCCCTTAAACATACAAGTGAAGTACAATTTTTTTCATTCGTTAGCGAAAACTGTGCTGTTGAAATGGCAAAATTGTATGAAAACACAAGTTAGCTggtatatttttcaaaaagatggagaaaagtTACTTTAAGACTTAAAATGGTTTACTAATATCAGGCGAAGTCTTATTTGATATTATGTAATTATAGATCAAAAAGTAACATATACGAGAAGTGCATATATGCGCATGACAAACATGTCGAAGCATTTATGCGCACAAGAACAAGCAGGTTTTCcacccctccacacacacactaaacaagcacacatacacacacacacagtggcacACGCAAACcaacacctacacacacatatacgctTACCTGCGGATGAAGCCCCCACTGATGGCCATCTGTTCACGCTCATCCACCACTCGAGCCCCCGGCTGGCTGTTCACCACTCCATCCTGGTTCCCCCCCCAGGCCTGGCCCCCGCCCTTAATCctaccacacacacatttcagtcAGGGACGCTGTCGACGCTTTATTCAGTGCTTGTGAGTGTTAATGATTGTGTCCGTGCATATCTGTGAGCTGCTTTGCGAATGTGAGCGTCAGTGTAGGTGAGCCactgtgtgtaagtgtgtttgtgtatatgcatgtctatgtatgtgcatatttttttgCGATTCACTAtccaaacacatgcatgcatatatGTATAGAATGCATTGCAAACATGAGCTCAAGCCAATTAGTCTACTGAAAACAACATGCAACGTATGATAAAGTTCCATACATGCAATTTGTTAGTGAATAATTGATCCAACATGCAGATCAATTGAATCTAAACACAAGAAGCTCACATGTGCCTTAAGTTAGAAAGAAATCAAAGCTGAGAAAACCCTCTCCCACAAGCACGTACAGAAGAGCAcgaacacagaacacaataaGCAGACTCCAGACAGacggaggacacacacacacgcaaacatgCAGACTGAGAAACATAGTACACGCTGTTTGACGTGGGAAAGGGAAACATGTAAAGAAGAACAGGATCAGATACATGCTGTATCTGTTAAAAGAAAGCTGTCCGGTTAGATCCAACAtggtgacaaaaaacaaccaaaagaaaataaaacaaagtgatcattttgcatGGAAGACTAGCTGTGATGAGCCCTTCATTTCATCTGGATGGACATATCTGTGGGACGATACACTGCATTCAGTCAAATAAGCAAATGTAATTCTTAGCGTTTGTTTCATGATGCTTGGCGTATCTGATAGGTGAAGGTCTCCACTGAGGACAACGCAGTGACCAAAGTTTAATCAAGTTCATTTTGCTCGGTTTTCAATGAGTGACACTCTTTTGCATCTCACAGTGTTGTCTTGAGGTGGTACACGACACCCATCAGGTGCTCCAGTCAGGTTAGAACAACAAGcaagaattatttttttcatgctaTTTGACCCGGAGCTGCCATATA
This genomic interval carries:
- the LOC111587406 gene encoding synaptosomal-associated protein 25-A-like isoform X1 → MADEADMRNELADLQTRADQIADESLESTRRMLALVEESKDAGIRTLVMLDEQGEQLERIEEGMDQINKDMKDAEKNLNNLGQFCGLCSCPCNKIKGGGQAWGGNQDGVVNSQPGARVVDEREQMAISGGFIRRVTDDARENEMDENLEQVGGIIGNLRHMALDMGQEIDTQNRQIDRIMEKADSNKTRIDEANQRATKMLGSG
- the LOC111587406 gene encoding synaptosomal-associated protein 25-A-like isoform X2 — encoded protein: MADEADMRNELADLQTRADQIADESLESTRRMLALVEESKDAGIRTLVMLDEQGEQLDRVEEGMNKVNADLKEAEKDLKDIGQCCGLICPCIKKIKGGGQAWGGNQDGVVNSQPGARVVDEREQMAISGGFIRRVTDDARENEMDENLEQVGGIIGNLRHMALDMGQEIDTQNRQIDRIMEKADSNKTRIDEANQRATKMLGSG